One genomic segment of Hymenobacter psoromatis includes these proteins:
- a CDS encoding GAF domain-containing protein has translation MSETLFLTPGLPRAAHYAELHPQLVALTAGELDRTANLANAAAALRQAFGFFWVGFYVVKGEELVLGPFQGPIACTRIRRGRGVCGTSWAEARTLLVPDVEAFPGHIACSSDSKSEIVVPVLKNGRVVAVLDVDSDQLNDFDEADRVGLEALAQLAAGWF, from the coding sequence ATGTCTGAAACGCTTTTCCTGACGCCCGGCCTACCCCGCGCCGCGCACTACGCCGAACTGCATCCGCAGCTCGTCGCCCTCACGGCCGGTGAGCTCGACCGCACAGCCAACCTTGCCAATGCGGCGGCCGCGCTACGGCAGGCGTTCGGCTTTTTCTGGGTTGGTTTTTACGTGGTAAAAGGTGAGGAACTGGTGCTGGGGCCGTTTCAGGGGCCGATTGCCTGCACCCGTATCCGGCGCGGGCGCGGGGTGTGCGGCACGAGCTGGGCCGAGGCTCGCACCCTACTGGTACCCGACGTGGAAGCCTTTCCTGGCCACATTGCGTGCAGCTCGGATTCCAAGTCAGAAATCGTGGTGCCCGTGCTGAAAAATGGCCGGGTAGTGGCCGTACTCGACGTGGACAGCGACCAACTTAACGACTTCGACGAAGCCGACCGGGTAGGGCTGGAAGCGCTGGCGCAATTGGCGGCCGGGTGGTTTTGA